A region of Solibacillus isronensis DNA encodes the following proteins:
- the yfkAB gene encoding radical SAM/CxCxxxxC motif protein YfkAB, which translates to MNTFFKPHDEWEPYIDIDQHGKLTLSNIEFTTTNLCNMRCSHCAVGYTLLTKELPAIPADEIIRKLDEVETLRTMSFTGGEPLLTKKGIKDNLLPLLKYAKSRGIKTQINSNLTLPMSHYELVAPYLDVMHISHNWCDEKEFVETGFAMMEKTPSVEYRGNLYRNIFDNARELSKGGMFVSAETMLNRNTVPFMEKIHHEVANEMLCKRHEIHPMYASDFAESLETIGLDEYRTVINEILDYRNKDIWVLFGTLPFYPCSRDERDIELINRINNASNTTMRNDVDGRSRMNLNIFSGDISVTDFSDDGQAFGNIKNESLTQIYKRWLDSNISKSINCHCPAVKCLGANVIVKNMYYPSTEFVSGIVK; encoded by the coding sequence ATGAATACATTTTTTAAACCTCATGATGAATGGGAACCATATATTGATATCGATCAACATGGTAAGCTAACTTTATCTAATATAGAGTTTACAACAACAAACTTATGTAATATGAGATGCTCGCATTGTGCAGTAGGATATACGTTATTAACGAAAGAATTACCGGCCATTCCGGCAGACGAAATTATTCGGAAACTGGATGAGGTTGAAACGTTACGAACAATGAGTTTTACAGGTGGAGAACCATTACTAACTAAAAAGGGAATTAAGGATAACCTGTTACCGCTATTGAAATATGCGAAAAGCAGGGGGATTAAGACACAAATTAACTCCAACCTTACTTTACCGATGTCACATTATGAACTGGTTGCACCTTATTTAGATGTAATGCATATTTCGCATAACTGGTGTGATGAAAAGGAATTTGTTGAAACAGGATTTGCTATGATGGAAAAAACGCCATCAGTTGAGTATAGAGGGAACTTATATCGCAATATTTTTGACAACGCGAGAGAACTATCAAAAGGCGGCATGTTCGTTTCCGCAGAAACAATGTTAAACCGCAACACGGTGCCATTTATGGAGAAAATCCATCATGAAGTAGCCAATGAAATGCTATGTAAACGTCATGAGATTCACCCGATGTATGCAAGTGATTTCGCTGAAAGTTTAGAAACGATCGGTTTGGATGAATATCGAACAGTTATCAATGAAATCCTAGATTACAGAAATAAAGATATTTGGGTATTATTCGGAACATTGCCGTTCTATCCGTGCAGCCGAGATGAGCGCGATATCGAATTAATCAACCGAATTAATAATGCATCGAATACAACAATGAGAAATGATGTTGACGGTCGTTCAAGAATGAACCTGAATATATTCTCAGGTGATATTTCGGTTACCGATTTTTCGGATGACGGTCAGGCGTTCGGAAATATTAAAAATGAATCATTAACTCAAATTTACAAGAGATGGCTCGATTCAAATATTTCCAAATCTATCAATTGCCATTGTCCTGCGGTGAAATGCTTAGGGGCAAACGTCATTGTTAAAAATATGTATTATCCGTCTACTGAATTTGTCAGTGGGATTGTGAAATAA
- a CDS encoding right-handed parallel beta-helix repeat-containing protein, with product MALVRVSSSIFSRIKTIQKAVQRTTSHDEIIVASGTYKETLTFEENRTVAAQKDATVCLKGSIVIAESATVTFENMTIQPTTQIYVEGDIILRNCVIQGGRTNVLLAMNGGTLHCENTIFKDASDAAVTLIYNSAAHFEHCHFENNKKVHILAENSTLHLTDCTLSKANQALWVKSNAKAYLTRVKVQHHSGTQLIIQDHALLEMDACEVMHGEGNGIYASDHSNIHLTKTAIQHHHLPQIWMQRSSLNVTDCQIQYGKESGIILRDYSEAIIENSLIAFHKIANVQLLLESFLNMTNCEVYSCQGVGIHIKEKSIANFNSTVFAYNVLPQLFITENSICTIKDATIQEGKQIGVYTEKGASCSIVSSTITGHKNAALTVMEAELFLLNTTVHHNKGNGILAVNHAKTSVDNCHFNHNDLAHIAGKNNSTVTIFQSELIGGKSIFVMDECELEVTESVVKGGTGIQIEMVGKTNAKIQHSQISGGETNGIVAMKDTSVHIIESQISCHKMPQIIINDSSLVLKDSELMEGERNGLIIENHAEALIQDTFISNHMYSQIWIDSESSVELNATQIIEGHESDIFVQNKSVLHASKCIIQNAKFDFNIQAVNYSKIYLSETMVDNSFGSKFYSENNSEISSNLDEIS from the coding sequence ATGGCGTTAGTAAGAGTGTCATCTTCAATTTTTTCACGCATTAAAACTATTCAAAAAGCTGTGCAACGAACAACGAGCCATGATGAAATTATCGTTGCATCCGGGACATATAAAGAAACTTTAACTTTTGAGGAAAACAGAACGGTTGCAGCACAAAAGGATGCAACTGTCTGCTTAAAAGGATCTATCGTGATCGCTGAGTCTGCGACAGTCACATTTGAGAACATGACGATTCAACCTACAACGCAAATTTACGTCGAAGGTGATATTATATTAAGAAACTGCGTTATCCAAGGTGGACGTACGAATGTACTGTTAGCAATGAACGGCGGAACATTACATTGTGAAAATACGATATTCAAGGACGCATCGGATGCAGCTGTCACATTAATTTATAATAGTGCTGCCCATTTTGAACATTGTCATTTTGAAAACAATAAAAAAGTCCATATATTAGCGGAAAACTCAACGCTTCATTTAACAGATTGTACCCTTTCAAAAGCAAACCAGGCACTTTGGGTTAAATCTAATGCAAAGGCATATTTAACTCGTGTGAAAGTCCAGCACCATTCCGGCACACAGCTCATTATCCAGGACCATGCTTTATTGGAAATGGATGCCTGCGAAGTAATGCATGGCGAAGGTAATGGTATATATGCATCAGACCATTCAAACATTCATTTAACGAAAACAGCAATCCAACACCATCACCTACCCCAAATCTGGATGCAAAGAAGTTCCCTAAACGTGACAGATTGCCAAATTCAATACGGCAAGGAATCCGGTATTATTTTACGGGACTATTCTGAAGCAATAATCGAGAATTCATTGATTGCTTTTCATAAAATTGCAAATGTCCAGCTATTGCTCGAATCTTTCCTTAATATGACGAACTGTGAAGTATACAGCTGCCAAGGCGTCGGGATTCATATAAAGGAAAAGTCGATCGCCAACTTCAATAGTACGGTGTTTGCCTATAATGTGCTGCCGCAGCTTTTCATTACCGAAAACTCTATTTGTACAATAAAAGATGCGACAATTCAGGAAGGAAAACAGATTGGGGTTTATACAGAAAAAGGTGCTTCTTGTTCAATTGTTTCCAGTACAATTACAGGTCATAAAAATGCTGCGCTAACGGTAATGGAGGCGGAATTATTCCTATTAAATACGACGGTTCATCATAATAAAGGCAATGGCATTTTAGCGGTCAATCATGCAAAAACCTCTGTGGACAATTGTCATTTCAATCACAATGACCTGGCACATATAGCCGGGAAAAACAACAGTACGGTGACGATTTTCCAAAGCGAATTAATTGGCGGCAAAAGTATCTTTGTAATGGATGAATGTGAACTTGAGGTTACTGAATCGGTTGTTAAAGGTGGTACGGGAATTCAAATTGAAATGGTCGGCAAAACGAATGCTAAAATTCAGCATTCCCAAATTAGCGGCGGCGAAACAAACGGGATTGTGGCGATGAAAGATACATCGGTCCACATTATCGAAAGCCAAATTTCGTGTCATAAAATGCCGCAAATCATCATCAATGACAGTTCTCTTGTGTTAAAAGACAGCGAGTTGATGGAAGGAGAGCGTAACGGTTTAATTATTGAAAACCATGCAGAAGCGTTGATTCAGGATACATTCATTTCCAATCATATGTATTCACAGATATGGATTGACTCCGAATCTTCTGTTGAGCTGAATGCAACACAGATTATTGAGGGACATGAATCCGATATATTTGTGCAAAATAAATCGGTTCTCCATGCTTCGAAATGCATTATCCAAAATGCGAAGTTTGACTTTAATATCCAAGCAGTCAACTATTCCAAAATTTATCTGTCCGAAACAATGGTCGACAACTCGTTCGGTTCAAAGTTTTACAGTGAAAATAACAGCGAAATTTCGTCGAATCTGGATGAAATCAGCTAA
- a CDS encoding AAA family ATPase encodes MRVNGFTEKGKGGQSMCEQLQTIRQQLNERFYDREEEIEALLIALLSRQHLLFIGPAGTGKSVLSSMLGSIVEGSHCFQHLLTPFSTPEELFGVLSLKDLEQGIYKRNVTNMLPEAHFAFIDEIFKANSAILNSLLTLINERIYYNNGVPIASPLLTMVGSSNEYIEEGEGLEALFDRFLLRYEVNYIREEAAFIAMLKDDSEKEVSKITLDELYEYQQKTNQVVISDTIFKVLAKIRQALQDEGIRPSDRRFKQSLSVLKAKAYLDGRTEVIREDLSILTNILWETVEQKSLTEQIIKEVAFDTVEAFIHRTSTEFEMIILTARNAMLQKSPFAKSELSQLLLQGKTLFMEVQNMSRQIPSRPELNSLKTEMHKQLLRITSDVIGF; translated from the coding sequence GTGCGGGTAAACGGATTTACGGAAAAAGGGAAAGGTGGTCAATCAATGTGTGAACAGCTGCAAACAATTCGTCAGCAACTGAATGAACGTTTTTATGATCGGGAAGAAGAAATTGAAGCACTATTAATTGCCTTATTATCACGGCAGCACCTTCTATTTATCGGTCCGGCGGGGACGGGGAAAAGTGTGCTATCGTCCATGCTTGGTTCCATTGTAGAGGGAAGTCATTGTTTTCAGCATTTATTGACGCCTTTCAGTACGCCTGAAGAATTGTTTGGTGTCCTTTCTTTAAAAGATTTGGAGCAGGGAATTTACAAACGGAATGTGACTAATATGCTGCCGGAAGCCCATTTTGCTTTTATTGATGAAATATTTAAAGCAAACTCCGCGATATTGAATTCACTGCTGACACTGATCAATGAACGAATTTATTATAACAACGGGGTTCCGATAGCTTCTCCGCTTTTGACCATGGTCGGTTCATCCAATGAATATATCGAAGAAGGGGAAGGGCTGGAGGCATTATTCGACCGTTTTTTGCTGCGCTATGAAGTAAATTATATTCGTGAAGAAGCAGCCTTTATTGCAATGCTAAAGGACGATAGTGAGAAAGAAGTATCAAAAATAACACTGGACGAGCTTTATGAATATCAGCAAAAGACGAATCAGGTTGTGATTTCGGATACGATTTTTAAAGTACTCGCTAAAATTAGGCAGGCACTTCAAGATGAAGGCATTCGTCCGTCCGATCGACGTTTTAAACAGTCACTGTCGGTTTTAAAAGCGAAAGCATATTTAGACGGGCGTACAGAAGTGATTCGGGAAGACTTGTCAATTTTGACGAATATTTTATGGGAAACGGTTGAACAAAAATCGTTAACAGAACAAATTATTAAAGAAGTGGCCTTTGATACGGTCGAAGCATTTATTCACAGGACATCGACCGAGTTTGAGATGATTATTTTAACTGCGAGAAATGCGATGCTTCAAAAATCCCCGTTTGCCAAATCGGAGCTGAGTCAACTGCTTCTGCAGGGGAAAACATTATTTATGGAAGTACAAAATATGAGTCGTCAAATCCCGAGTCGTCCGGAATTAAACAGCCTTAAAACGGAAATGCATAAACAATTGCTTCGAATAACTTCAGATGTTATCGGATTTTAA
- a CDS encoding vWA domain-containing protein, with amino-acid sequence MSENIHVIYSRTVFEGSAEQKARFNELLKMATLLNDSCIAGEKIVPGFTNIIGDCWHAFYYKAPVLNENAMQLDKMQFDFMKELLKNEEYIQWHELTKGDELLSVLTSVSIAEQLLKSFQYYEEQKNPFQIEQLEAFQKQQQTPNVISDLPEKREYLKQISKTSIGMMLQENKKNIHHTKTAVMKVGTMDGKKMDQVPLSDQFKLARMISERKELHKIAELVGRFKKIATRKQKSKQKETIQHQSVTFGHELSRLLPSELGNYMLGHSKLDFLKRLSEQQTLVYNKKGKDRQGKGPIIVCMDESSSMTSIKAQSKAFCIALLNIAKKQKRDFAIIPFATNVGEIKFFRKGQAKTQDLIQFSDSFIGGGTNYELPLREALKLLKKSEFKKADLLFVTDGSSFLPSRFIEEFAQTKKQKQFECTSIVLTNLFNTVDLNVVDRFSDRVIEVNELFEAEDAFVL; translated from the coding sequence TTGAGTGAGAACATACATGTAATCTACAGCCGAACGGTTTTTGAGGGAAGCGCAGAGCAAAAGGCACGGTTTAACGAATTGTTGAAAATGGCGACTTTGTTGAATGACAGCTGCATTGCAGGAGAAAAAATTGTTCCCGGCTTTACGAATATCATCGGGGATTGCTGGCATGCTTTCTATTATAAAGCGCCTGTATTAAATGAAAATGCAATGCAACTGGATAAAATGCAATTTGATTTTATGAAAGAGCTGCTGAAAAATGAAGAATACATCCAATGGCATGAGCTGACAAAGGGCGACGAGCTATTAAGTGTCCTTACTTCCGTCAGCATTGCAGAACAGCTTCTTAAAAGCTTCCAATATTATGAGGAGCAAAAAAATCCATTTCAGATCGAGCAACTGGAAGCCTTTCAAAAGCAGCAGCAAACGCCAAACGTGATAAGTGATTTACCGGAAAAAAGGGAATATTTAAAGCAGATATCTAAAACGTCGATCGGCATGATGCTGCAGGAAAACAAAAAGAATATCCATCATACAAAAACAGCGGTTATGAAAGTCGGGACGATGGACGGCAAAAAAATGGATCAAGTACCTTTGAGCGATCAGTTTAAACTGGCGAGAATGATTAGCGAGCGAAAAGAATTGCATAAAATTGCCGAATTAGTCGGCCGGTTTAAAAAAATTGCGACAAGAAAACAGAAGTCTAAACAAAAAGAGACGATCCAGCATCAATCGGTGACTTTTGGGCATGAGCTGTCCCGGCTGTTGCCGTCGGAATTAGGGAACTACATGCTGGGACATAGCAAACTCGATTTTTTAAAGCGGTTAAGCGAGCAGCAAACACTCGTTTATAATAAGAAGGGAAAAGATCGGCAAGGAAAAGGACCGATCATTGTGTGCATGGATGAGAGCAGTTCCATGACATCGATTAAAGCCCAAAGTAAGGCGTTTTGTATTGCTTTGCTGAACATCGCCAAAAAACAGAAAAGAGATTTTGCGATTATCCCTTTTGCAACAAATGTGGGGGAAATTAAATTTTTCAGAAAAGGTCAGGCAAAGACCCAGGATCTCATTCAGTTCAGTGACAGCTTCATCGGTGGAGGTACAAATTATGAACTGCCATTACGGGAAGCATTGAAGCTGTTAAAGAAAAGTGAATTTAAAAAAGCGGATTTGCTGTTCGTAACGGACGGTTCCAGCTTTTTACCATCGCGTTTTATAGAAGAATTCGCACAAACTAAAAAGCAGAAGCAGTTTGAATGTACTTCAATTGTATTAACAAATTTATTCAATACCGTCGATCTGAATGTTGTAGACCGCTTTTCGGATCGTGTCATTGAAGTAAATGAATTATTTGAAGCAGAAGATGCATTTGTTTTATAA
- a CDS encoding DUF2785 domain-containing protein yields MEDYEKFFEMTTEERKQSIQEHPSILNDILETIGHEEAAIRDQLNYRLFILLLSENALGETVIADFVSKLSSTDGLLYNIGEKGTTSVFQRSYAALYLAAIVNADRQLVILTSEQLELLAQNAVALLTKEQDLRSFVDTKSGWAHSVTNTTELIDAIIVHPLYPIRFTAQILQGIRANIWKGYVFVDDEEERFCNIIQALLAKKIDEELFIEWFEQQFDQLEMVAYERGYDALWFKARTNQLNLAKTLYFYLKFANRNEKLRSIVSTFIQRWLKLN; encoded by the coding sequence GTGGAAGATTATGAAAAGTTTTTTGAAATGACGACGGAAGAGCGAAAACAATCTATTCAGGAGCACCCGTCGATACTGAATGATATACTGGAGACAATTGGTCATGAAGAAGCAGCAATCCGTGACCAGCTGAATTATCGTCTGTTCATTTTGCTGTTGTCGGAAAATGCACTCGGTGAAACGGTTATCGCCGATTTTGTAAGCAAACTTTCTTCAACAGACGGTTTACTTTATAATATCGGTGAAAAGGGGACAACTTCCGTTTTTCAGCGTTCCTATGCGGCCCTTTATTTAGCGGCAATCGTGAATGCCGATCGACAGCTTGTCATTTTAACGAGTGAGCAGTTGGAACTGCTTGCACAAAATGCGGTGGCACTGTTAACGAAAGAGCAGGATTTGCGAAGCTTCGTTGATACGAAGTCGGGCTGGGCACATAGCGTTACGAATACAACGGAGTTAATTGATGCTATTATTGTGCATCCGCTTTATCCAATCCGCTTCACTGCCCAAATATTGCAGGGAATTCGCGCAAATATTTGGAAGGGTTATGTATTTGTCGATGACGAAGAAGAACGTTTCTGCAATATCATTCAGGCATTGTTAGCCAAAAAGATCGACGAAGAACTGTTCATTGAATGGTTTGAACAGCAGTTTGACCAGCTGGAAATGGTCGCCTATGAGCGCGGCTATGACGCACTATGGTTTAAAGCGAGAACAAACCAGCTGAACTTGGCGAAAACGCTCTACTTCTATTTAAAATTTGCCAATCGGAATGAAAAATTGCGCAGCATTGTGTCAACTTTCATTCAGCGCTGGCTCAAATTAAACTAA